A portion of the Pseudomonas sp. PSE14 genome contains these proteins:
- a CDS encoding helix-turn-helix transcriptional regulator, which produces MTRALLLPLPGIDRLPADLYFRYDEFDAGTHSPSHRHAWGQLNYASHGVMELEVDGQRFLSPPQYAVWVPPGREHSCYNRQAIVYRSLYVSTELSRKLPASPCTLAISDILKAILSDFAARQVNIPQSDADRRLAEVVIDQLQAAQPHDDYLPYASGGALGEVLAALQAEPGDNRTLAQWAEHVHSTERTLARACQRELGMSFGEWRQRLRFLAAIEALASGEGVQQIAFNLGYSSPSAFIAMFRRLSGTTPEQYRATFRALEQA; this is translated from the coding sequence ATGACCCGCGCACTCTTGCTCCCGCTTCCCGGCATCGACCGGCTGCCCGCCGATCTCTACTTCCGCTACGACGAGTTCGACGCCGGCACCCACTCGCCCAGCCATCGCCATGCCTGGGGCCAGCTCAACTACGCCTCCCACGGCGTGATGGAACTGGAGGTGGACGGCCAGCGCTTCCTCTCGCCGCCGCAGTACGCCGTATGGGTGCCGCCGGGGCGGGAGCACAGCTGCTACAACCGCCAGGCCATCGTCTACCGCTCGCTCTACGTGTCCACCGAGCTGTCGCGCAAATTGCCGGCGTCGCCCTGCACCCTGGCGATCAGCGACATCCTCAAGGCCATCCTTTCCGACTTTGCCGCGCGCCAGGTGAATATCCCGCAAAGTGACGCGGACCGCCGTCTGGCGGAAGTGGTGATTGACCAGTTGCAGGCGGCGCAGCCCCACGACGACTACTTGCCCTACGCCAGTGGCGGTGCGCTGGGCGAGGTGCTGGCCGCCCTGCAGGCCGAGCCCGGCGACAACCGCACGCTGGCCCAGTGGGCCGAACACGTGCACAGCACCGAGCGGACCCTGGCGCGGGCCTGCCAGCGGGAGCTGGGGATGTCTTTCGGGGAGTGGCGCCAGCGCCTGCGGTTTCTCGCCGCGATCGAGGCACTGGCATCGGGGGAAGGGGTGCAGCAGATCGCCTTCAACCTGGGCTACAGCAGCCCGTCGGCGTTCATCGCGATGTTCCGCCGGCTCTCCGGCACCACGCCGGAACAATACCGCGCGACCTTCCGCGCGCTGGAGCAGGCGTGA
- a CDS encoding carboxymuconolactone decarboxylase family protein → MQPRLDYYTASPEALKAVLALEAAIFELSVERPLLELVRLRVSQVNNCAFCADMHAMEARRAGETERRLFAVSVWRESPFFTERERAALDWCEAVTLLSESKVPDAVFQHAREQFSERELVDLTVAIGAINVWNRLGVSFRQLPPV, encoded by the coding sequence ATGCAGCCGCGCCTGGATTACTACACCGCATCGCCCGAGGCCCTGAAGGCGGTACTGGCCCTGGAGGCCGCGATCTTCGAGCTGTCCGTCGAGCGGCCCTTGCTGGAGCTGGTGCGCCTGCGCGTGTCGCAGGTGAACAACTGTGCCTTCTGCGCCGACATGCACGCGATGGAAGCCCGGCGCGCCGGGGAGACGGAGCGACGGCTGTTCGCCGTCAGCGTCTGGCGCGAATCGCCGTTCTTCACCGAGCGCGAACGGGCGGCGCTGGACTGGTGCGAGGCGGTGACGCTGCTGTCCGAATCGAAGGTGCCGGACGCGGTGTTCCAGCACGCGCGGGAACAGTTCAGCGAACGCGAGTTGGTGGACCTCACGGTGGCGATCGGGGCGATCAACGTGTGGAATCGGCTGGGGGTGTCCTTCCGCCAGCTGCCGCCAGTCTGA
- a CDS encoding nitronate monooxygenase: MRITELLGIQHPIIQAPMVGVSTPALAAAVSNAGGLGSIGLGASNATQARALLEQTRALTDKPLNLNLFCHRPAQADPARESAWLEHLRPLFAEFDAQPPQRITEIYRSFLEDPEMLEFLIDARPAVVSFHFGLPPQGWIDRLKAAGVRLLASATCLEEGRAIAAAGLDAIVAQGYEAGGHRGVFEPERDARIGTFALVRTLSEKVDLPVIAAGGIMDGQGMRAVFELGAEAVQLGTAFILAPESSANAAYRAALRSERAERTEVTAAISGRAARGMVNRLFTDVGSADAPTLPDYPITYDAAKALTAAATAKGNTDFAVQWAGQGAPLAREMPAAELVRTLMAEFRVGPGTGAGL; the protein is encoded by the coding sequence ATGCGCATTACCGAACTGCTCGGCATCCAGCACCCCATCATCCAGGCGCCCATGGTCGGCGTATCCACGCCGGCACTGGCGGCGGCGGTGTCCAATGCCGGCGGCCTGGGCTCCATCGGCCTGGGGGCGAGCAACGCCACCCAGGCCCGCGCATTGCTGGAGCAGACCCGCGCGCTCACCGACAAGCCGCTGAACCTCAACCTGTTCTGCCACCGCCCGGCCCAGGCCGATCCGGCGCGGGAATCCGCCTGGCTGGAGCACCTGCGTCCGCTGTTCGCCGAGTTCGATGCGCAGCCGCCGCAGCGAATCACCGAGATCTACCGCAGCTTTCTGGAGGACCCGGAAATGCTGGAGTTCCTCATCGACGCGCGCCCGGCTGTGGTCAGCTTCCACTTCGGTCTGCCGCCGCAGGGCTGGATCGACCGTCTGAAGGCCGCCGGCGTCCGCCTGCTGGCCAGCGCCACCTGCCTGGAGGAAGGCCGCGCCATCGCGGCGGCTGGCCTCGATGCCATCGTCGCCCAGGGCTATGAAGCGGGCGGCCATCGCGGCGTGTTCGAGCCGGAGAGGGACGCGCGCATTGGCACCTTCGCACTGGTGCGTACCTTGTCGGAGAAGGTCGATCTGCCGGTGATCGCAGCGGGCGGGATCATGGATGGGCAGGGTATGCGCGCGGTGTTCGAACTGGGTGCCGAAGCGGTGCAACTGGGCACCGCCTTCATCCTGGCGCCGGAGTCCTCGGCCAATGCCGCCTACCGCGCGGCGCTGCGCAGTGAGCGGGCGGAGCGTACCGAGGTGACGGCAGCCATTTCCGGTCGGGCGGCGCGCGGGATGGTGAACCGGCTGTTCACCGACGTCGGTAGCGCGGATGCGCCGACACTGCCGGATTATCCGATCACCTACGATGCAGCCAAGGCGCTGACGGCCGCGGCCACCGCCAAGGGCAACACCGACTTCGCCGTGCAATGGGCCGGGCAGGGCGCGCCTCTGGCGCGGGAAATGCCGGCGGCGGAACTGGTGAGAACTCTCATGGCCGAGTTCCGTGTCGGTCCTGGCACTGGTGCCGGCCTGTAG
- the lysA gene encoding diaminopimelate decarboxylase, whose product MPFLALPRAEQLALKFGTPLWVYDAATIRGQIERLKSFDIIRFAQKACSNLHILRLMREQGVKVDAVSQGELLRALAAGYSCREDESEIVFTADLLDRATLETVVEHGIPVNAGSIDMLRQLGEVAPGHPVWLRINPGFGHGHSNKTNTGGEHSKHGIWHSDLHAALDVIRERGLRLVGLHMHIGSGVDYGHLAQVGEAMLGLVRLVKDAGHDLSGISAGGGLSIPYRDGDPEVDTAHYFQLWDNARKAAEGVVGHRLHLEIEPGRYLVAQAGCLLSEVRATKDAGRNHFVLVDAGFNELMRPSMYGSYHGISVLAGDAASREVIDTVVAGPLCESGDVFTQGDGGVVIPRALPRAQVGDLLLIHDTGAYGASMSSNYNSRPLIAEVLLEGADARLIRRRQRVEELLALEENLG is encoded by the coding sequence ATGCCCTTCCTCGCCCTGCCCCGCGCCGAACAGCTCGCCCTTAAATTCGGCACCCCGCTGTGGGTCTACGACGCCGCCACCATCCGCGGCCAGATCGAGCGCCTGAAGAGCTTCGACATCATCCGCTTCGCCCAGAAGGCCTGCTCGAACCTGCACATCCTGCGCCTGATGCGCGAACAGGGCGTGAAGGTCGACGCCGTGTCCCAGGGCGAACTGCTGCGCGCCCTGGCCGCCGGCTATTCGTGCCGCGAGGATGAATCCGAGATCGTCTTCACCGCCGACCTGCTGGACCGCGCCACCCTGGAAACCGTGGTCGAGCACGGCATCCCGGTGAACGCCGGTTCCATCGACATGCTCCGCCAGCTGGGCGAAGTTGCCCCCGGCCACCCGGTCTGGCTGCGTATCAACCCCGGTTTCGGCCACGGCCACAGCAACAAGACCAACACCGGCGGCGAGCACTCCAAGCACGGTATCTGGCACAGCGACCTGCACGCCGCCCTGGACGTGATCCGCGAGCGCGGCCTGCGCCTGGTGGGCCTGCACATGCACATCGGCTCGGGCGTCGACTACGGCCACCTGGCCCAGGTCGGCGAGGCCATGCTCGGCCTGGTGCGCCTGGTGAAGGACGCCGGCCATGACCTGTCCGGGATTTCCGCTGGCGGCGGCCTGTCCATCCCCTACCGTGACGGCGATCCGGAAGTGGACACCGCGCATTACTTCCAGCTCTGGGACAACGCCCGCAAGGCCGCAGAAGGCGTGGTCGGCCACAGGCTGCACCTGGAAATCGAGCCGGGCCGCTACCTGGTCGCCCAGGCCGGTTGCCTGCTCAGCGAAGTGCGTGCCACCAAGGACGCCGGCCGCAACCACTTCGTGCTGGTGGACGCCGGCTTCAACGAGCTGATGCGCCCGTCCATGTACGGCAGCTACCACGGCATCAGCGTGCTGGCCGGCGACGCCGCCAGCCGCGAGGTGATCGACACCGTAGTGGCCGGCCCGCTTTGCGAGTCCGGCGACGTGTTCACCCAGGGCGATGGCGGCGTGGTCATCCCCCGCGCGCTGCCGCGCGCCCAGGTTGGCGACCTGCTGCTGATCCACGACACCGGCGCGTACGGCGCCTCCATGTCGTCGAACTACAACAGTCGTCCGCTGATCGCCGAGGTGCTGCTGGAAGGTGCCGATGCCAGGCTGATCCGCCGTCGCCAGCGCGTGGAAGAACTGCTGGCCCTGGAAGAAAACCTGGGCTGA
- a CDS encoding DMT family transporter, which produces MNYLFPLLAVVIWSGNTVVNKLAVGQIAPAEIGFFRWLLAGLLLTPFLLRATLAHWPTIRANLWKIVTLGLLGMAVYQCLAYYAAALTSATNMGIILSLMPLMSLALAALLLGHRMSVAALLGALVSLAGVLLVITQGNPHQLLSHGVNLGDGMMIVATLAYGVYGVLLKKWALPLPPLVMLYLQVLVAILALLPLYLASPHQGLNAANLPLVLYAALFASIVGALSWMQGVARMGPSRMSLFFNLLPVLTAAIAAVVLGERLTSYHLVGGALTLAGVLLAELWRPREKPAGAVSAR; this is translated from the coding sequence ATGAATTACCTGTTCCCCCTGCTGGCCGTGGTCATCTGGTCCGGCAATACCGTCGTCAACAAGCTCGCCGTGGGGCAGATCGCCCCAGCGGAGATTGGTTTCTTTCGCTGGTTGCTGGCCGGCCTGCTGCTGACGCCCTTCCTGCTGCGCGCCACCCTTGCACACTGGCCGACGATCCGCGCCAACCTCTGGAAGATCGTCACCCTCGGCCTGCTCGGCATGGCGGTCTACCAATGCCTGGCCTACTACGCCGCCGCACTGACCTCGGCGACCAACATGGGCATCATCCTGTCGCTGATGCCGTTGATGTCCCTGGCTCTCGCCGCCCTGCTGCTGGGCCACCGGATGAGTGTCGCGGCGCTGCTCGGCGCCCTGGTCTCGCTGGCCGGCGTGCTACTGGTGATCACCCAGGGCAACCCGCACCAGTTGCTCAGCCACGGTGTGAACCTGGGCGACGGCATGATGATCGTCGCCACCCTCGCCTACGGCGTTTATGGCGTGCTGCTGAAGAAGTGGGCCCTGCCGCTGCCACCGCTGGTGATGCTCTACCTGCAGGTACTGGTGGCGATCCTCGCGCTGCTGCCGCTCTACCTGGCTTCGCCGCACCAGGGGCTGAACGCCGCCAACCTGCCGCTGGTGCTCTATGCCGCCCTGTTCGCCTCGATCGTCGGCGCGCTGTCCTGGATGCAGGGCGTGGCGCGCATGGGGCCGAGCCGCATGTCGCTGTTCTTCAACCTGCTGCCGGTGCTGACCGCCGCCATCGCCGCCGTGGTACTGGGCGAGCGGCTGACCAGCTACCACCTGGTCGGCGGCGCCCTGACCCTGGCCGGGGTGCTGCTGGCCGAGCTCTGGCGGCCACGGGAGAAGCCCGCAGGCGCCGTCAGTGCCCGCTGA
- a CDS encoding PLP-dependent aminotransferase family protein — translation MELHLIIHGQKDLAGQLYRQLREAIDSGRLAAGTRLPPSRLLAEQLGISRKTISDTYAQLTYEGLLVGKVGSGTFVNTRIPRNDRRQENFRFASQANIDHWANLDTRLSHPGAEGTARADFIGGATTQLQFPQEEWRRCVNYAMRQMNTPRGHYSRPEGIAPLRDGIARHIAYARGVNCQLDDVMVCNGAQQALDLLARVMLRPGDKVAMEDPGYPPARLLFRMLGAEVVSVPVDAEGLRVERIPDGTRMIYTTPSHQFPLGMPMSPARREALLARAVELGALVIEDDYDSEFRYEGRPTDALQSLDQHGVVAYIGTFSKVLLPELRLGYLILPPTLLPAVVRARQISDWHSSTLPQWALAKFMAEGYLLKHIRRCHGIYAGRRERILARLDGDLSPWLEAVPTVAGFHLTALLRQPTNVPLLMELARKVEVGLYGLAPFYDQAPMRDGLLLGFGAIDTLDIDPALDKVRDLLQQLG, via the coding sequence TTGGAGCTTCATCTGATCATCCACGGCCAGAAAGACCTGGCCGGGCAACTCTATCGCCAACTGCGCGAGGCCATCGACTCCGGCCGCCTCGCCGCCGGCACCCGGCTGCCGCCCAGCCGCCTGCTGGCGGAGCAACTGGGCATCTCGCGCAAGACCATTTCCGACACCTACGCGCAGCTCACCTACGAGGGCCTGCTGGTGGGCAAGGTCGGCAGCGGCACCTTCGTCAACACACGGATACCCCGCAACGACCGGCGCCAGGAAAACTTCCGCTTCGCCAGCCAGGCCAACATCGACCACTGGGCCAACCTCGATACGCGCCTGAGCCACCCCGGCGCCGAGGGCACGGCGCGGGCCGACTTCATCGGCGGCGCAACTACCCAGCTGCAGTTTCCCCAGGAGGAATGGCGGCGCTGCGTGAACTACGCGATGCGCCAGATGAACACGCCGCGCGGCCACTACAGCCGCCCCGAGGGCATTGCTCCGCTGCGCGACGGCATCGCCCGGCACATCGCCTATGCGCGCGGGGTGAACTGCCAGCTCGACGACGTGATGGTCTGCAACGGCGCGCAGCAGGCGCTGGACCTGCTGGCGCGGGTGATGCTGCGTCCCGGCGACAAGGTCGCCATGGAAGACCCCGGCTACCCACCGGCGCGACTGCTGTTCCGCATGCTCGGCGCCGAGGTGGTGAGCGTGCCGGTGGACGCCGAGGGCCTGCGGGTGGAGCGGATTCCCGACGGCACGCGGATGATCTACACCACGCCCTCGCACCAGTTCCCACTGGGCATGCCGATGAGCCCGGCGCGCCGCGAGGCGCTGCTGGCGCGGGCCGTCGAGCTGGGCGCACTGGTGATCGAGGATGACTACGACAGCGAATTCCGCTACGAAGGGCGCCCCACCGATGCCCTGCAGAGCCTCGACCAGCACGGCGTGGTGGCCTATATCGGCACCTTCTCCAAGGTGCTGCTGCCGGAGCTGCGCCTGGGCTACCTGATCCTCCCGCCCACGCTGTTGCCGGCGGTGGTGCGCGCCCGGCAGATTTCCGACTGGCACAGCTCGACCCTGCCGCAATGGGCGCTGGCCAAGTTCATGGCCGAGGGCTACCTGCTCAAGCACATCCGCCGCTGCCACGGCATCTACGCCGGCCGCCGCGAGCGCATCCTGGCCCGGCTGGATGGTGACCTGTCGCCCTGGCTGGAAGCGGTGCCCACGGTGGCCGGCTTCCACCTCACCGCGCTGCTGCGCCAACCGACCAACGTGCCGCTGTTGATGGAGCTGGCGCGCAAGGTCGAGGTCGGCCTCTATGGCCTGGCGCCCTTCTACGACCAGGCGCCGATGCGCGACGGGCTGCTGCTGGGCTTCGGCGCCATCGACACCCTGGACATCGACCCGGCGCTGGACAAGGTGCGAGACCTGTTGCAGCAGTTGGGCTGA
- a CDS encoding antibiotic biosynthesis monooxygenase family protein, translated as MSPSAIAIVRVQALPGQASALGAYLGELLDQVRQQPGCQSGELKPLGSDRWQVQTRWASQAELEAHLSGPKAQQWLGRLGCGDLALGLAFESRSAD; from the coding sequence ATGTCCCCGTCCGCCATTGCCATCGTTCGTGTCCAGGCACTCCCCGGCCAGGCCTCTGCACTGGGCGCCTACCTGGGCGAGCTGCTGGATCAGGTTCGCCAGCAGCCCGGCTGCCAGTCCGGCGAACTGAAACCCCTGGGGAGCGACCGCTGGCAGGTGCAGACCCGCTGGGCCAGCCAGGCCGAGCTGGAGGCGCACTTGTCCGGTCCGAAAGCCCAGCAGTGGCTGGGCCGTCTGGGCTGTGGCGACCTGGCGCTGGGCCTGGCATTCGAGAGCCGCAGCGCCGATTGA
- a CDS encoding LysR substrate-binding domain-containing protein, with protein MDLSSLEIFRCVAEEQSVTRAAARLQRVQSNVTTRIRQLEDDLGAALFLRDGKRMTLTDQGREFLVYAEQLLALAAEARQSLHPDNASGSLRLGSMEATAASRLPEPLARFHRDYPEVELRVGTGHSQKLLDEVLNRQLDCALIAHPDILRAEPGFEAALERGLRAAPVFREELLLVLPGNHPPVSKPEDVQIRTLAGFTRGCTYRLLAERWLKGAPLAVQEVGSYHGILACVNAGSCIGVLPRSVLELQRETPNLQVVSMLEVDTLLIWRDGYATGAFRRLRETLEARP; from the coding sequence ATGGATCTCTCCAGCCTGGAAATCTTCCGTTGCGTGGCCGAGGAACAGAGCGTCACCCGCGCCGCCGCCCGCCTGCAACGGGTGCAGTCGAACGTCACCACGCGTATCCGCCAGCTCGAGGACGACCTCGGCGCGGCGCTGTTCCTGCGCGACGGCAAGCGCATGACGCTGACCGACCAGGGCCGCGAGTTCCTGGTCTACGCCGAACAACTGCTGGCCCTGGCCGCCGAGGCGCGCCAGTCGCTGCACCCGGACAACGCCAGCGGCAGCCTGCGCCTGGGCAGCATGGAGGCCACTGCCGCCAGCCGCCTGCCCGAGCCCCTGGCGCGCTTCCATCGCGACTATCCCGAGGTGGAACTGCGGGTCGGCACCGGCCACAGCCAGAAGCTGCTGGACGAGGTACTGAACCGCCAGCTCGACTGCGCGCTGATCGCCCACCCCGACATCCTGCGCGCCGAACCCGGTTTCGAGGCGGCGCTGGAGCGAGGCCTGCGCGCCGCACCGGTATTCCGCGAGGAACTGCTGCTGGTGCTGCCCGGCAACCACCCGCCGGTAAGCAAGCCTGAAGATGTGCAAATCCGCACCCTCGCTGGCTTCACCCGAGGTTGCACCTATCGCCTGCTGGCCGAGCGCTGGTTGAAAGGCGCGCCGCTGGCGGTGCAGGAAGTAGGCTCCTATCACGGCATCCTCGCCTGCGTGAACGCCGGCTCCTGCATCGGCGTGCTGCCGCGCTCGGTACTGGAACTGCAACGGGAAACGCCGAACCTGCAGGTTGTGTCGATGTTGGAAGTGGACACCCTGCTGATCTGGCGCGACGGCTACGCCACCGGCGCCTTCCGGCGCTTGCGGGAAACCCTGGAGGCCCGTCCGTGA
- a CDS encoding mechanosensitive ion channel family protein, whose protein sequence is MRYAMLLLCALVIWPLAGLADAPVGDAGSASSELAPVELKIENRVVMTFRGTLLGETPEVRARRAKLAIEDALQGGGELKVNIDPIQNSYIVLLGYSRAFIVTPQDVDPPGGSVRVAAEQAADNLRRVVTESGQARNLRFLLMAAGYSALATVIYLLLLRGVSVGRRWLFGRLPGLMSRHKQWLKLGHTPLFDMQYLYYLFGRLVWLVYWVVVFLLSYQWLSFVLSQFPYTRPWGESLNVHLIDLARYLLNGILDAMPGLAVALCIVLIARAISSFARRLLQRLARPGTLGWLTEETLQPTTRLTSLAIWLFALVMAYPYLPGSGTEAFKGVSVLIGLMISLGASSVVGQAAAGLILTYSRTLRAGEFVRVGEHEGTVTEVGMFNTTIRTGLGEVLTLPNSMITGSVTKNYSRIVQGQGYVVDTVVTIGYDTPWRQVEAMLIEAARRTEGILEKPAPHVFQTALSDFYPEYRLVAQAIPSEPRPRAELLSVLHANIQDVFNEYGVQIMSPHYLGDPQQSKWVPREQWYSAPARPPADDVSRNE, encoded by the coding sequence ATGCGTTACGCGATGTTGCTGTTGTGTGCACTGGTGATCTGGCCGCTGGCGGGATTGGCCGATGCACCGGTGGGCGATGCCGGAAGTGCGAGCAGTGAACTGGCGCCGGTCGAACTGAAGATCGAGAACCGCGTGGTCATGACCTTTCGCGGCACCTTGCTTGGCGAAACCCCGGAGGTACGGGCGCGCCGGGCAAAGTTGGCCATCGAGGACGCCTTGCAGGGCGGCGGCGAGCTGAAGGTCAACATCGATCCGATCCAGAACAGCTACATCGTGCTGCTGGGTTACAGCCGCGCCTTCATCGTCACGCCGCAGGATGTCGATCCGCCGGGCGGCTCGGTGCGCGTCGCGGCGGAGCAGGCGGCGGACAACCTGCGCCGCGTGGTGACCGAGAGCGGCCAGGCGCGCAACCTGCGCTTCCTGCTCATGGCGGCGGGCTATTCGGCGCTGGCCACGGTGATCTACCTCCTGCTGCTGCGCGGCGTCAGCGTCGGGCGGCGCTGGCTGTTCGGCCGCCTGCCGGGCCTGATGAGCCGGCACAAGCAGTGGCTCAAGCTCGGACATACGCCGCTGTTCGACATGCAGTACCTCTACTACCTGTTCGGCCGCCTGGTCTGGCTGGTCTACTGGGTGGTGGTGTTCCTGCTCAGCTACCAGTGGCTGAGCTTCGTGCTGTCGCAATTTCCCTACACCCGGCCGTGGGGCGAGAGCCTCAACGTGCACTTGATCGACCTGGCGCGCTACCTGCTCAACGGCATTCTCGACGCCATGCCGGGGCTGGCGGTGGCGCTGTGCATCGTGCTGATCGCGCGGGCCATCAGCAGCTTTGCCCGGCGCCTGCTGCAACGCCTGGCGCGCCCCGGCACCCTGGGCTGGCTGACCGAGGAAACGCTGCAGCCGACCACCCGGCTGACCTCCCTGGCGATCTGGCTGTTCGCCCTGGTGATGGCCTACCCCTACCTGCCGGGCTCGGGCACCGAAGCCTTCAAGGGCGTCTCGGTGCTGATCGGCCTGATGATCTCCCTTGGCGCCTCCAGCGTGGTCGGCCAGGCCGCCGCCGGGTTGATCCTCACCTACTCGCGGACCCTGCGCGCCGGGGAGTTCGTGCGCGTCGGCGAACATGAGGGCACGGTGACCGAGGTCGGCATGTTCAACACCACCATCCGCACCGGCCTGGGCGAGGTGCTGACCCTGCCCAACTCGATGATCACCGGCTCCGTGACCAAGAACTACTCGCGCATCGTCCAGGGCCAGGGCTATGTGGTGGATACCGTGGTGACCATCGGCTACGACACGCCGTGGCGCCAGGTGGAGGCCATGCTGATCGAAGCGGCGCGGCGTACCGAGGGTATCCTCGAAAAGCCGGCGCCCCACGTCTTCCAGACCGCGCTGTCGGACTTCTACCCCGAGTACCGCCTGGTGGCCCAGGCCATCCCCAGCGAGCCACGGCCCCGCGCGGAGCTGCTGAGCGTGCTGCACGCCAACATCCAGGACGTGTTCAACGAATACGGCGTGCAGATCATGTCGCCGCACTATCTGGGCGATCCGCAGCAGTCCAAGTGGGTGCCCAGGGAGCAGTGGTACAGCGCGCCGGCACGCCCGCCGGCCGACGACGTGTCGCGAAATGAATAG
- a CDS encoding YbfB/YjiJ family MFS transporter: MNASRRLPAAFSAALILAVGMGFGRFAFTGLYPLMVRDGLLSVTGGSLAASANYAGYLLGALLLARSHERHAARISVLALAGTLVALAAMAIPAPTGFAIGVRLLAGVLSAMALVGAAQWLLQCMGETHGAPMMFAGVGIGILVSAELIVAGNAFGLGSAAIWCVLAVAGLLLALLAVPALQHSAPTTARHAASPEGLSPQIGAPIILLVYGLAGFGYIITATYLPLLMKSSLGAIDPLQVWAAFGLGAAPSCFLWHRLHLKLGSRRALALNLLVQALGVMLPALGESAVLYLGSAVLVGGSFMGTVTIAMPAARAAASQVRFNMLAAMTALYGVGQIVGPLVASGLHGLTGSFIPALGTAAGALLVGALCCLPLRRATTLCRTV, from the coding sequence GTGAACGCCTCGCGCCGCCTGCCCGCCGCATTCTCGGCGGCGCTGATCCTCGCCGTAGGGATGGGCTTCGGCCGCTTCGCCTTCACCGGCCTTTATCCGCTGATGGTGCGCGACGGCCTGCTCAGTGTCACCGGCGGGTCGCTGGCCGCCTCGGCGAACTACGCCGGTTACCTGCTCGGCGCCCTGCTCCTGGCGCGCAGCCATGAGCGCCATGCCGCGCGCATCAGCGTACTGGCCCTGGCCGGTACATTGGTCGCCCTGGCCGCGATGGCCATTCCGGCGCCGACCGGGTTCGCCATTGGCGTACGCCTGCTGGCCGGCGTGCTCAGCGCCATGGCGCTGGTCGGCGCGGCGCAATGGCTGCTGCAATGCATGGGCGAAACCCACGGCGCGCCGATGATGTTTGCGGGCGTGGGTATCGGCATCCTCGTCTCGGCGGAGCTGATCGTCGCCGGCAACGCCTTCGGCCTGGGCAGCGCGGCGATCTGGTGCGTGCTGGCAGTGGCCGGACTGCTGCTGGCACTGCTGGCCGTGCCGGCGCTGCAGCACTCGGCCCCTACCACCGCGCGGCATGCCGCGTCCCCCGAAGGCCTGTCGCCGCAGATCGGCGCGCCGATCATCCTGCTGGTCTACGGGCTGGCGGGCTTCGGCTACATCATCACCGCCACCTACCTGCCGCTGCTGATGAAGAGCAGCCTCGGCGCCATCGACCCGCTGCAGGTCTGGGCAGCGTTCGGACTGGGTGCGGCGCCGTCGTGCTTCCTCTGGCACCGCTTGCACCTGAAGCTCGGCAGCCGCCGCGCGCTGGCGCTCAACCTGCTGGTGCAGGCGCTGGGCGTGATGCTGCCGGCGCTGGGTGAGTCGGCCGTTCTTTACCTGGGCAGCGCGGTGCTGGTGGGCGGCAGCTTCATGGGCACCGTGACCATCGCCATGCCGGCGGCCCGCGCGGCGGCCAGCCAGGTGCGCTTCAACATGCTGGCGGCGATGACCGCGTTGTATGGCGTCGGGCAGATCGTCGGGCCTCTCGTTGCCAGCGGCCTGCACGGCCTGACCGGCAGTTTCATCCCGGCCTTGGGCACCGCTGCCGGGGCCTTGCTGGTAGGTGCGCTGTGCTGCCTGCCGTTGCGGCGGGCGACGACCCTCTGCCGGACGGTGTAA